TTCAACCAGTTTATTTTTTCATTTAGTGTTTCCGGGTTTTTAAGGTTTAGGGGGTATCCCATATGCCATTTGAATTTCAATTTTATGTAATTCTTATCAGGCATGAATTTGGTTAAAAGACCAAACAGGAAATATATGGGTTGAATTAAATAATACCCCAAAATTGTATGACGGTGTAGGTAGTCAATCTTTTTTCTCATAATAACGATTGGTTAGGGCTTGCTGATTCATTCTAATATAGGAAATTTACAGGAATATAGATTTCTCCCATCATACTGGATACGCTATTAAATTACACAATGATATTAACTTTTATAGTTAGTCAGTTGCTATTGTATTGATAGGCCAGAGGCATTTTTTGACAACCATTGTCTTAATATTAAAAGTTTCCATATCATAGTATGATGACTATAATCATTGTTCATATGTTGCTTTATTAATTTTTGGACTTCGAGCGGTTTTATACCAGGTATAGATTTTAGGTTATCTAGGCTTAATTCAGATTGTACATAATCTTTTAATTCGTTTCTAAACCAAATGCCCAGAGGCATACTGAATCCAGATTTTGGTCGATCAAAATATTGTTTAGGAACATGTGAATAAAGTATATCTTTTAAAATTCTTTTTTGATTGTGGCCATTAAATTTAAAATCAGAAGGTAACGATTCAGCGAACTCAACAACTCTATAATCTAGCAAGGGTGATCTAGCTTCCAGTGAATAGGCCATGCTTGCTCTGTCTACTTTTGTGTTGATATCCCAAGATAGGTAAGTTTTAATATCAAAATCTGAAATTCTCTCATAGATGTTCTTTTTATTATGGAAAAGATATTTCAATTCTGCAACCTTATCTGTTTCATAAGTCCGTTCCAACCATGAGACATCTGGACTCGTTATAGATTTTAAATAAGCTTCCTCTATATTTTTCAATTTCAGAAAGCCTGACAAATTTTTAAAACGATTATTTTTATAAGGAATATTTTGAAGCAGTGAGCTCAAAACGTTCCTTATAAAATAAGGTATTTGATAGGTTGTTTGTTTTGATTTGACCCAATTATATCGCCGATATCCTAAAAAGCTCTCATCTCCTCCATCTCCCGAAAGGGCAACAGTTACCTTCTTTTTGGTATGTTTTGCAAGAAGCATGGATGGAATAGCAGAAGAATCGGCAAATGGTTCATCGTAATAACTACAAAAATTTTGAATAAGATCAATACCTTCATTATAGTCACATTCAATAATATAATGGTCGGTATTTAAATGGTTTGCAACCTTTTTAGCATAAGAACTTTCGTCAAACCCTTCCTCATTAAATTTGACCGAAAAAGTCTTAATCTTTTCGGAATTATTTTTTGCAGCCAAAGCGGCAATTAGTGATGAGTCAACTCCTCCTGACAAAAAAATACCTACAGGTAC
This genomic interval from Zobellia roscoffensis contains the following:
- the asnB gene encoding asparagine synthase (glutamine-hydrolyzing), whose protein sequence is MCGIYGTTIAYSEDQVKQKLEITSFRGPDETGWEIYKNEGSKITFGHNRLSIIDLDPRSNQPMNYNSDIHIVFNGEIYNFKALKNQLKNKGYSFKTESDTEVICASYLEYGMDCANHFNGMFAFVIYDANKNILYGAKDRLGQKPFYYYLNGNQFEFASQISSIKLFNNNLSISEKSIQEYLTWNSIPSPNSIFNEVKKLEDGHWFIYNLANSDFKTHQYWDIDCSNNTIYKKSYKEATEELEELLTDAVKTRLVADVPVGIFLSGGVDSSLIAALAAKNNSEKIKTFSVKFNEEGFDESSYAKKVANHLNTDHYIIECDYNEGIDLIQNFCSYYDEPFADSSAIPSMLLAKHTKKKVTVALSGDGGDESFLGYRRYNWVKSKQTTYQIPYFIRNVLSSLLQNIPYKNNRFKNLSGFLKLKNIEEAYLKSITSPDVSWLERTYETDKVAELKYLFHNKKNIYERISDFDIKTYLSWDINTKVDRASMAYSLEARSPLLDYRVVEFAESLPSDFKFNGHNQKRILKDILYSHVPKQYFDRPKSGFSMPLGIWFRNELKDYVQSELSLDNLKSIPGIKPLEVQKLIKQHMNNDYSHHTMIWKLLILRQWLSKNASGLSIQ